From Candidatus Nomurabacteria bacterium, one genomic window encodes:
- a CDS encoding nucleotide exchange factor GrpE: MARRENNQHKTKNQNVSNNEMLQQQLADLTEALQRERADAENIRKRAESDRIAALATGKEIAVGQLVPLIDNLHRAFAHMPAELDDNKWAQGVKALDKQLESLMTEFGLEVIETVGKDFDPELMEAVAVEEGGNGHEVVSEELQRGYRLNGRVIRVAMVKVTR, from the coding sequence GTGGCAAGAAGAGAAAATAACCAACATAAAACCAAAAATCAAAATGTTAGTAATAACGAGATGTTGCAGCAACAGTTAGCCGACCTAACCGAAGCCCTTCAGCGCGAGCGAGCCGATGCCGAAAACATTCGCAAACGGGCCGAAAGCGATCGGATTGCAGCTCTAGCCACCGGTAAGGAAATCGCTGTTGGTCAATTGGTGCCATTAATTGATAATTTGCATCGGGCATTCGCTCACATGCCAGCTGAGCTCGACGACAATAAGTGGGCTCAAGGTGTCAAAGCACTCGATAAGCAACTAGAAAGTTTAATGACTGAGTTTGGTCTAGAGGTAATCGAAACCGTTGGCAAAGATTTTGACCCAGAGTTAATGGAAGCAGTAGCCGTCGAAGAAGGCGGTAACGGCCATGAAGTTGTTAGTGAAGAGTTGCAACGTGGCTACCGGCTAAATGGCAGAGTAATTCGGGTGGCGATGGTAAAAGTAACTCGCTAG
- the bcp gene encoding thioredoxin-dependent thiol peroxidase, whose product MKAPDFNLPDQNGQTHQLSDYAGKWLVVYFYPKDSTPGCTVEACAFRDGRDELLARGVEVVGISKDSVASHAKFVDKHELNFTLLSDESATTIQAYGAWAEKSMFGKKYMGILRNTYLINPEGEVVKTYKKVSPKDHYRQILTDLEQLQG is encoded by the coding sequence ATGAAAGCACCGGATTTTAATCTGCCCGACCAGAACGGTCAGACTCATCAACTGAGCGATTATGCCGGTAAGTGGTTGGTGGTTTACTTCTACCCTAAAGACAGTACGCCGGGCTGTACAGTAGAGGCATGTGCCTTCCGCGACGGCCGAGACGAGTTACTGGCTCGTGGTGTAGAAGTTGTTGGAATTAGTAAAGACTCCGTGGCTAGCCATGCAAAGTTTGTAGACAAACACGAACTCAATTTTACACTTTTGTCGGATGAGTCCGCCACGACCATTCAGGCATATGGCGCTTGGGCCGAGAAAAGCATGTTTGGCAAAAAGTATATGGGCATATTGCGCAACACCTATCTGATTAACCCAGAGGGTGAGGTAGTTAAGACTTACAAGAAAGTTAGCCCCAAAGATCATTACCGGCAGATTCTAACTGATCTAGAACAATTGCAAGGCTAA
- a CDS encoding transcriptional regulator — protein sequence MTERQAKILAAIIEEHAELAGPVGSVTLAKLFNVSSATIRAEMAQLEVLGMIKQPHTSAGRVPTDRGYRWYVNSLSEGSPTVKQIEPNARALDVRIHSAGEPEQAIRSAVDSLVQLTDNAAIGTIGGQLYISGLSHLFGQPEFSGGNAVQEVAYLLDNLEPWLRETAPNKPISVFIGRENPIGKASGCTLVISKFRSPFSDNSYIGTVGPTRQNYRQVMGLVGMAGEMLEQELYV from the coding sequence ATGACAGAGAGACAAGCCAAGATATTGGCCGCAATTATCGAAGAACATGCCGAACTTGCAGGGCCAGTTGGGAGTGTAACGCTCGCTAAGTTGTTTAATGTTAGTAGCGCGACAATTCGGGCCGAGATGGCGCAACTCGAAGTCTTGGGGATGATAAAGCAACCACACACAAGTGCTGGGCGAGTGCCGACAGATAGGGGCTATAGGTGGTATGTCAACAGTTTGTCAGAGGGTAGTCCGACAGTAAAACAGATCGAGCCCAATGCCAGAGCGCTCGATGTACGTATCCATAGCGCTGGCGAACCAGAGCAAGCAATCCGTTCAGCAGTTGATAGCTTAGTTCAGCTAACCGACAACGCCGCTATCGGCACAATTGGTGGTCAACTATATATTAGTGGCTTGAGCCATCTATTTGGACAGCCAGAATTTAGTGGTGGCAATGCCGTACAAGAGGTTGCTTACCTGCTCGACAATCTTGAGCCATGGTTACGCGAGACAGCTCCGAACAAACCAATAAGTGTCTTCATCGGAAGAGAAAATCCTATTGGCAAAGCCAGTGGCTGCACCCTAGTTATTAGCAAATTCCGTAGCCCGTTTAGCGACAATAGTTATATTGGGACGGTTGGCCCGACTCGTCAGAACTACCGCCAGGTTATGGGCCTAGTTGGCATGGCTGGTGAGATGCTTGAACAGGAGTTGTATGTCTAG
- a CDS encoding NUDIX domain-containing protein: MVSQVYAVCLLDGKVVLVTYPDDRSNLPGGTVEPGESYIQTLEREVQEETNMLLLDFKPIGYQVVKEEDGKEHIQLRYVAWVQKLADFEQDPGGRVTGNKQVNLDDLNKEVRYGEIGERIILRAKEVMKI, translated from the coding sequence ATGGTTAGTCAAGTCTACGCGGTATGTTTACTGGACGGAAAGGTCGTTTTAGTCACCTACCCAGATGATAGATCTAATCTGCCCGGAGGTACGGTTGAGCCTGGAGAGAGCTACATTCAGACTTTGGAACGAGAAGTTCAAGAGGAAACGAATATGTTGCTACTTGATTTTAAGCCAATCGGCTACCAAGTAGTCAAAGAAGAGGATGGCAAAGAGCACATACAGCTCCGTTACGTGGCTTGGGTACAAAAGCTTGCCGATTTCGAACAAGACCCAGGTGGTCGCGTGACTGGTAATAAACAAGTTAATCTAGATGACTTAAATAAAGAAGTTAGATATGGTGAGATTGGCGAAAGAATTATTTTACGAGCTAAGGAGGTAATGAAAATATGA
- the dnaK gene encoding molecular chaperone DnaK codes for MGKIIGIDLGTTNSAMAVMQSGKADVIANSEGSRTTPSVVAVKKNKDGKEERIVGAIARRQAVTNPSNTVFEVKRLIGRKFDDKEVQKDIDLMPYEIVKSGSAVKVKMGDSEYSPEEVSAMILGKLKADAEAYLGEPVTEAVITVPAYFDDSQRQATKDAGKIAGLEVKRIINEPTAAALAYGLDKEGKKDEKIAVYDLGGGTFDVSILELGDGVFEVKSTNGDTHLGGADFDRVIVNHLLDEFKKENGIDLTKDKAAMQRMRDEAEKAKIELSTSQEVSINMPFLTANEDGPVHFEYQLTRAKLEDMVGDLIAKTAEPCEKAMKDAKISKSDIDAVVLVGGMTRMPAVVKKVEEIFGKEPMKGVNPDEVVALGAAIQGGVLAGEVKDVLLLDVTPLSLGIETLGGVKTNLIDRNTTIPTSKSETFSTAADNQPGVEIVVLQGEREMAADNKKLGTFQLTGIAPAPRGIPQIEVTFKIDANGILNVSAKDKGTGKEQSITISDSGNMSKEDIEKAQKEAEAHAEEDKKKRESIESRNQLDSAIYQAEKFKEEGKDKLEEADIKALDEAVAEAKKALEESEADKDKLEAAAKELNDKIMPIGAKLYEAKQAEEAASAEGGESKSDEGDKKDNAKTKREKQKKGDDAVEGEVVEE; via the coding sequence ATGGGAAAAATCATTGGAATCGATCTTGGAACGACTAACTCTGCAATGGCAGTCATGCAATCTGGTAAAGCTGATGTAATTGCCAATAGCGAAGGTAGTCGCACAACCCCAAGTGTAGTTGCCGTAAAAAAGAACAAAGACGGCAAAGAAGAACGAATCGTTGGCGCAATCGCGCGCCGTCAAGCAGTTACTAATCCAAGTAATACAGTTTTCGAGGTTAAACGACTCATCGGACGTAAGTTTGACGACAAAGAGGTTCAAAAAGATATCGATCTAATGCCTTACGAAATCGTTAAAAGTGGCAGTGCCGTAAAAGTTAAGATGGGCGATAGCGAATACAGCCCAGAAGAAGTTAGCGCGATGATCTTAGGTAAGCTCAAGGCCGATGCCGAAGCCTACTTAGGCGAGCCTGTCACCGAAGCAGTCATTACTGTACCTGCATATTTCGACGACAGCCAACGTCAGGCTACCAAAGACGCCGGTAAGATTGCTGGCCTAGAAGTAAAAAGAATTATCAACGAGCCGACGGCCGCTGCCTTAGCTTATGGTCTAGACAAAGAGGGCAAGAAAGATGAAAAAATTGCTGTTTACGACCTAGGTGGTGGTACTTTCGACGTCTCTATTCTGGAGCTCGGCGACGGTGTATTCGAAGTTAAGAGTACCAATGGCGATACTCACCTCGGTGGCGCTGACTTCGATCGCGTAATCGTTAACCACTTGCTAGATGAGTTCAAAAAAGAAAACGGTATCGACCTAACCAAAGACAAAGCCGCTATGCAGCGCATGCGCGACGAGGCCGAAAAAGCCAAGATCGAACTAAGCACTAGCCAAGAAGTTAGTATCAACATGCCGTTCTTAACGGCCAACGAAGATGGTCCGGTTCACTTTGAATACCAGCTAACTCGAGCCAAGCTCGAAGACATGGTTGGTGATCTGATCGCCAAGACAGCTGAGCCTTGCGAAAAGGCTATGAAAGACGCCAAAATTAGCAAGAGCGACATCGATGCTGTCGTGCTAGTTGGTGGTATGACCCGCATGCCGGCTGTGGTGAAGAAGGTCGAAGAGATTTTTGGTAAAGAGCCAATGAAAGGTGTAAACCCAGACGAAGTTGTCGCTTTAGGCGCAGCTATCCAGGGTGGAGTTTTGGCAGGCGAGGTTAAGGACGTGCTACTTCTAGACGTTACCCCACTTAGTCTCGGAATCGAAACGCTGGGAGGCGTTAAAACCAATCTGATAGACCGCAACACAACCATTCCGACCAGTAAGAGCGAAACTTTCAGTACCGCTGCCGACAACCAGCCCGGTGTCGAGATCGTGGTGCTCCAAGGTGAGCGCGAGATGGCTGCCGACAACAAAAAGCTTGGCACATTCCAGCTAACTGGCATTGCGCCAGCTCCACGCGGTATCCCGCAAATCGAAGTTACCTTTAAGATCGACGCTAACGGTATTCTAAATGTGAGCGCCAAAGACAAAGGCACAGGCAAAGAGCAAAGCATCACCATCAGTGACTCTGGCAATATGAGCAAAGAAGATATCGAAAAGGCTCAAAAAGAGGCCGAAGCTCACGCCGAAGAAGATAAGAAAAAGCGCGAAAGCATTGAGTCACGCAACCAACTCGACAGTGCTATTTACCAGGCCGAGAAGTTTAAAGAAGAGGGTAAAGACAAGCTCGAAGAAGCCGACATCAAAGCTCTCGACGAGGCTGTTGCCGAGGCTAAGAAGGCGCTTGAAGAGTCAGAAGCCGACAAAGACAAACTCGAGGCAGCCGCCAAAGAGCTAAACGATAAGATTATGCCAATCGGTGCCAAGCTGTACGAAGCTAAGCAAGCCGAAGAGGCAGCTTCTGCCGAAGGTGGAGAGTCTAAGTCTGATGAAGGCGACAAAAAAGACAACGCTAAAACCAAGCGCGAGAAGCAAAAGAAAGGCGACGATGCCGTCGAAGGCGAAGTCGTCGAAGAATAA
- a CDS encoding vitamin K epoxide reductase family protein → MNKQSISASLPLAYVVYAVFFVSEHIWAVLIGALLTLLLELWLWRGISSNASSLKEKLNLLLPYFLILVAAFGLVASINLTVEEIKTLKDTNHIASCSVSPIVSCTSSIGSDQGQVLGPPNPLLGTAAFGALLSVAFGALAGAKYKKWFWQVMWAAGVLGLLSVVWFISQALYELNALCIYCMMTWTVVIPTFVYLTLYAHLQKHIKLPKQIASLFEKYHLTLLISMYAVVILLIYFRFDYYWNSLF, encoded by the coding sequence ATGAACAAACAATCCATTTCGGCTAGCTTGCCACTCGCTTATGTTGTGTACGCAGTCTTTTTTGTGAGCGAACACATCTGGGCAGTCTTAATCGGTGCTCTATTAACTCTGTTACTAGAGTTATGGCTTTGGCGTGGCATTAGTAGCAACGCGAGCAGTCTAAAAGAGAAGTTAAACTTACTACTCCCGTATTTTTTAATCCTTGTTGCAGCATTTGGGCTGGTGGCTTCGATTAACCTTACTGTCGAAGAGATCAAGACACTTAAAGACACCAACCATATTGCCAGCTGCAGCGTTAGCCCTATCGTTTCGTGCACATCTTCGATTGGCTCGGATCAGGGCCAGGTGCTTGGACCACCAAACCCACTGCTCGGCACGGCTGCGTTTGGAGCACTCTTGAGCGTGGCTTTTGGTGCTCTAGCTGGCGCAAAATATAAGAAGTGGTTCTGGCAGGTAATGTGGGCTGCCGGGGTACTTGGGTTGTTGTCGGTTGTCTGGTTTATCAGCCAAGCACTCTACGAGTTGAATGCTCTATGTATCTACTGCATGATGACCTGGACGGTGGTGATTCCAACTTTTGTGTACCTGACTCTTTACGCTCATCTACAGAAGCATATTAAACTTCCAAAGCAGATAGCCTCACTCTTTGAAAAGTATCACCTGACTCTGCTTATAAGTATGTACGCAGTGGTTATTTTGCTTATTTATTTCCGATTTGACTACTATTGGAACAGTCTATTTTAG
- a CDS encoding GuaB1 family IMP dehydrogenase-related protein, whose amino-acid sequence MPQVKWLNKQPDYDLTYNDVFLVPSLTDVASRTEVDLTTTDGIGTTVPIVVANMNAVSGKRMAESVARRGGIAVIPQDMPKQKLEKIINYVKSRHTVYETAVALNKDEHLNKALALMQKRSHGTVVVVDEANKPIGIFTEKDAADWDRFADLEQAMSTDVITVQDSMTQTEMFEKLETERLELAPVVDKSGVLLGIVSKKGLVRSSVFKPNVDTKGRLKVAAAVGINGDVAAKVQQLLDLEVDIIVLDTAHGHQTKMIEAVKTARKAAPKATLVAGNVVTVQATRDLIAAGADIIKVGVGPGAMCTTRMMTGVGRPQFSAVYECATEARKLGKKVWADGGVKHPRDVALALAAGADNVMFASWLAATYESAADMQIDEQGRLYKENYGMASKKAVALRNRNQSAFDRYKKAFFEEGISASKLYIDPRTPSVEDIIDQISAGVRSSCTYAGARNLTEFFDKAVVGVQSAAGFSEGMAHTSSWS is encoded by the coding sequence ATTCCACAAGTGAAGTGGCTCAATAAGCAACCTGATTATGATTTAACATACAACGACGTCTTTCTGGTACCATCACTAACAGATGTTGCTAGTCGAACAGAGGTCGATCTGACTACTACTGATGGAATTGGCACGACTGTGCCAATTGTTGTTGCCAACATGAATGCTGTATCCGGTAAACGTATGGCCGAGAGCGTAGCTAGGCGCGGTGGAATCGCAGTTATTCCGCAAGATATGCCAAAGCAAAAACTCGAAAAAATTATTAACTACGTAAAATCTCGACATACGGTATATGAAACAGCTGTCGCTCTGAATAAAGACGAGCATCTAAACAAGGCGCTTGCTTTGATGCAGAAACGCTCACATGGCACCGTTGTGGTCGTCGATGAAGCCAATAAGCCAATCGGCATATTTACCGAAAAAGATGCCGCCGACTGGGATCGTTTTGCCGACCTAGAACAGGCTATGTCGACAGATGTGATTACCGTTCAGGACAGCATGACTCAAACAGAAATGTTTGAAAAGCTCGAGACCGAGAGACTCGAACTTGCGCCGGTTGTCGACAAAAGTGGAGTTTTACTTGGTATTGTCAGTAAGAAAGGTTTAGTACGCTCGAGTGTCTTTAAGCCAAACGTCGACACCAAAGGTAGGTTAAAGGTAGCTGCAGCGGTGGGTATTAATGGTGATGTTGCCGCCAAAGTACAGCAACTACTCGATCTTGAGGTTGATATTATTGTGCTCGATACTGCCCACGGCCACCAAACCAAAATGATCGAAGCAGTCAAAACAGCTCGCAAAGCTGCCCCGAAAGCGACTTTGGTTGCCGGCAACGTGGTGACGGTTCAAGCTACCCGAGATTTAATTGCCGCTGGAGCCGATATCATTAAGGTAGGCGTTGGCCCCGGAGCAATGTGCACGACACGCATGATGACTGGTGTTGGCCGACCGCAGTTTAGCGCCGTCTACGAATGTGCTACCGAAGCGCGCAAGCTAGGTAAAAAAGTCTGGGCCGATGGCGGGGTAAAACATCCACGTGATGTCGCCTTGGCATTAGCCGCCGGTGCCGACAATGTGATGTTTGCATCCTGGTTAGCGGCCACCTACGAAAGTGCCGCCGATATGCAAATCGACGAGCAAGGTCGTTTATATAAAGAAAACTACGGCATGGCCTCAAAAAAAGCGGTCGCCTTGCGCAACCGTAACCAATCTGCCTTCGACAGATACAAAAAAGCATTCTTCGAAGAAGGTATTAGCGCGTCTAAGCTGTATATTGATCCACGCACGCCAAGTGTCGAGGATATTATAGACCAGATTTCGGCCGGAGTGCGTAGCTCGTGCACCTACGCTGGCGCCCGCAATCTAACTGAGTTCTTCGACAAAGCGGTGGTTGGCGTACAGTCAGCAGCCGGATTTAGTGAAGGTATGGCTCACACCTCATCTTGGAGTTAA
- a CDS encoding GNAT family N-acetyltransferase — protein MIELRPYQSEDLAKISNWYSDSQTRKWLGDKTWLDNVERLLSEPVGTEFRGAKRISYHPYIVTEDEKAVGFIDAGISDKYVVWGIDASGEQGVLSAEDVLTAGITFMVDPAQRGKGLAAKMLRNLLDMPELANVVVFEAGVEPDNQASVKSLMKAGFEPEGEVDFEGMQYYKYDRRIK, from the coding sequence ATGATAGAACTCAGGCCGTATCAATCAGAAGACTTGGCTAAAATTAGTAATTGGTACTCAGATAGCCAAACAAGAAAATGGCTAGGTGATAAAACCTGGCTAGATAATGTTGAAAGATTACTAAGCGAACCAGTTGGCACGGAGTTTAGGGGTGCCAAGCGAATTTCGTATCATCCGTATATTGTTACGGAGGACGAGAAGGCAGTTGGCTTTATCGATGCAGGCATTAGCGATAAATATGTGGTCTGGGGTATCGATGCAAGTGGCGAGCAAGGTGTGTTGTCTGCCGAAGATGTTCTCACTGCCGGCATAACCTTTATGGTTGATCCTGCCCAAAGAGGCAAGGGGTTGGCTGCTAAGATGCTAAGAAATCTGTTGGACATGCCAGAACTTGCCAACGTTGTTGTTTTCGAAGCTGGGGTTGAGCCAGATAATCAAGCTAGTGTTAAATCATTAATGAAGGCTGGCTTTGAGCCAGAAGGAGAGGTAGATTTCGAAGGTATGCAGTACTATAAGTACGACAGGAGGATTAAATGA
- a CDS encoding MFS transporter, whose product MKRVNRNIKFFLASDVFFYSSYDLISVFLTVLITTSITNGSLDAVGIVLGYALILRAFSELAFSKMLQNLSSKNKIRFISLGNVLYGVTLICMGFASSLFTIYIFQTILALIDASTYPLKWALFSKILDKGNEEFEWSLEDIGATTAAAIFAVIGGFVSQIYGLSVTFSMIGATFVICGFIFHFIKIREHKRSLK is encoded by the coding sequence ATGAAACGAGTTAATCGCAACATTAAATTCTTTCTGGCTTCTGACGTTTTCTTTTACTCAAGTTACGACCTTATCAGTGTTTTCTTGACTGTTCTAATTACCACAAGCATAACTAATGGTAGCCTAGATGCAGTTGGCATAGTCCTGGGTTATGCTCTAATTCTTAGAGCATTTTCGGAGTTGGCATTTTCTAAAATGCTGCAAAATCTATCGAGCAAAAACAAGATTCGTTTCATAAGTCTTGGAAACGTCCTGTATGGAGTTACATTAATATGTATGGGTTTTGCTTCTTCGCTGTTCACCATATATATCTTTCAAACTATTTTAGCGCTAATTGATGCTTCGACTTATCCGTTGAAATGGGCATTGTTTTCTAAAATCTTAGATAAAGGCAACGAGGAATTCGAATGGAGTCTAGAAGACATTGGGGCAACCACCGCCGCGGCAATATTTGCAGTAATCGGAGGTTTTGTATCCCAAATTTATGGCCTAAGCGTTACATTTAGTATGATCGGTGCGACCTTCGTAATTTGTGGTTTTATATTCCACTTTATAAAAATCAGAGAGCACAAGCGAAGTCTAAAATAG
- the dnaJ gene encoding molecular chaperone DnaJ, translated as MSKRDYYEVLGIDKSASADEIKKAYRRLAVKYHPDQGGDEEKFREINEANEVLSNPDKKQRYDQFGHAGVGGGAAGGGFNGFGGQEFHFDFGEGGLGDIFGSFFGGGMGGARSAQPERGRDVEVAIELSFEEAVFGTEKKISLNLEGVCEHCKGKRAEPGHELKKCDTCNGSGQEIRVMRTVFGNMQQATVCSKCHGEGEIPEQNCSVCGGKGTQRKEKEVILKVPAGIDDGAIIRLREHGEATSKGAAGDLFVNVRVKPHKRFTREGDLILSEEKIGMVEAALGTEIEVETVDGPIKMKVPAGTQSGTDFKLSGHGVPHIRSESRGPHIVTVVVETPTKLSKKQKDLLEEFSGSKKRWL; from the coding sequence ATGTCTAAACGAGATTATTACGAAGTATTAGGTATCGACAAGAGTGCCTCGGCCGATGAAATTAAGAAGGCATACCGTCGACTTGCAGTTAAATATCACCCCGATCAAGGTGGCGACGAAGAAAAGTTTCGGGAGATCAACGAGGCCAACGAGGTCTTAAGCAACCCCGACAAAAAACAACGCTACGATCAGTTTGGTCATGCCGGTGTTGGCGGCGGAGCTGCTGGGGGTGGCTTTAATGGTTTTGGTGGGCAAGAATTCCACTTTGACTTTGGTGAGGGAGGTTTGGGCGATATCTTTGGTAGCTTCTTTGGTGGTGGTATGGGTGGAGCGCGTAGTGCTCAGCCCGAAAGAGGTCGAGATGTTGAGGTCGCGATTGAGCTCAGCTTTGAAGAGGCTGTTTTTGGAACCGAAAAGAAAATCTCACTGAATCTTGAAGGTGTTTGTGAACACTGTAAAGGCAAACGCGCCGAGCCTGGCCATGAACTCAAGAAATGTGATACTTGCAATGGTAGCGGTCAAGAAATACGCGTAATGCGAACGGTTTTTGGCAATATGCAGCAAGCGACCGTTTGCAGTAAATGTCATGGCGAGGGTGAAATTCCTGAGCAAAATTGTTCGGTCTGTGGTGGTAAAGGTACGCAGCGCAAAGAAAAAGAAGTCATCCTAAAGGTTCCTGCTGGCATCGATGATGGTGCAATCATTCGTTTACGTGAACACGGCGAAGCAACCAGTAAAGGTGCGGCAGGCGATCTGTTTGTGAATGTTCGAGTTAAACCTCACAAACGTTTTACGCGAGAAGGGGACTTAATCTTAAGCGAAGAGAAGATTGGTATGGTCGAAGCCGCACTGGGTACAGAAATAGAGGTTGAAACAGTCGATGGACCAATCAAAATGAAAGTTCCGGCAGGCACTCAAAGTGGCACCGACTTTAAGCTTTCTGGCCACGGCGTGCCACATATCCGTAGCGAAAGTCGCGGTCCGCATATTGTAACAGTAGTGGTCGAGACTCCAACCAAACTTAGCAAGAAACAGAAAGACTTGCTCGAAGAATTTTCTGGTAGCAAAAAACGTTGGCTATAG